The window GGAAATCCAGCTCGGGGACTTTGGCGTCCACGATGATGAACCGCTCGCCTGGCAACCGCACGACAAGGTCGGGTTTGGCGTCGCCTTCTTTGGTCTGCTCGCTGAAGTCGCAGTGCGTGCTCATGCCCGCCGCCTCGACGACTCGCCGTAGCGTTTCCTCGCCCCAGCGCCCGCGGGCCTGGCTGGACTTGAGCACCATGCGGAATTGCTGCGTCTCCTGTGCCAGGGCCTGGCTCTGCTGCGACAGCGCTTCGAGCTGCTTCTTCACCTCGCCCAGCGTGCCGGCCTGCGTGGATTCCGCCTGTTGCAGCCGCTTCTGGTAAGTCTCCAACTGCTGCTTCAGCGGCTCGACCAGTGTCTTGATTGCCTCCTGCCGCTGTGCCAAGTCGCCCTTTGCTGTCTCCTGCAGCTTGGAAACCGTTTCTGTGACGCGTTCGATGAACTGGGGCTGCAGCTCGCGCAGCGTGTCCAGGCTCAGGGCTTTGAAGGCAGTCCGCAAGTCCGCCAGCGCCTTTTCCTGCGCTTCCCTGGCATCGCGCAGGGCCTTCTCGTGCAGCGCGCGCTGGTCGGCGATGAGTTTCTCGGCGGCCGACCGGCTCGCTTCAGCGGCGGCCTGCCCGCTGGTGGCCACGGTCAACTGCTCCCGCGCTTTGGCAAGCTCCCCTTCGCGCTGGCCTAACTGCTGCCGCAGCTCGTTGGCCAACCGGTCATCCGGCGCGATAGCCTGACCTCGGCGGTAGAGCCAGCCGATCAGGAAACCGAGCGCGGCTCCTGCCACCGCTCCAATTAGCAGGGCAACTGTGGGGGACATGTGACGCCTGGTGTCACCGATTGGCAGTCGCCCAGCTAATAGTGGGCGATGACCTCAATCTCCACGCTGGCGCCTTTGGGCAACGCGGCCACCTGGATGGTCGAGCGGGCTGGAAAGTCCGCCGTGAGGTACTTTGCGTAAACCTCGTTCATTCCGGCGAAGTCCGCCAGGTTGGTGAGGAACACGGTGCTCTTGACGACATTGGCGAAGGTCAGCTTCTGGTCGTCGAGGATGGCCTGGACGTTTTGGAGAGCGCGTTCGGCCTGCGCCTTAATATCGCCGGTGACGAGGTTGCCGGTGGCGGGATCAAGGGGAATTTGCCCGGCGCAGAACAGCAGGTCGCCGATACGCACGGCGTGGTTGTAGGGCCCGACAGCGGGAGCGGACTTGGCTGGTTTGATGACAGTCTTCTTTAGCATGGCAGTCCGATGTTATCGAGTAACCACGACGGGTCAAGCGGCGGCGGTTGGCCGGGTGCGGCCGGGGAACGGCGCAGCTTGTCAGAGGTACTTGCGCAGGATCGGCTCCAACTCCCTGACGGTCCCGGCGGGCCAGCATTTGCGGTCGGTCATGATTGCGTTTTTGAGCGCGTTGTGGCAGGGCCAGCTTGGCTCGAAGGGGATCTGGGGCATCACCCTGGCAATGATCGCCTTGGCCACCGCGGCATTCTTCATCAGGTTGGCGATCACCATGTCCACCGTGACGTGCGCTTCGTCCAATTTCCAGCAGTCATAGTCGGTGATCATTGCCATCGTGGCGTAGGCAATTTCTGCTTCCCGGGCGCACTTGGCCTCGCCGAGGTTGGTCATGCCGATGACATCGTAGCCGAGCTTGCGGTTGGTGAACGACTCGGCACGGGTGCTGAAGGCGGGTCCTTCCATATTGACGTAAGTCCCGCCGTTGTGGACGCGGGCCTTGAGCGCTCGTGCGGCTTTGAGCAGGAGCAGGCGCAACTCCTCGCAGACCGGCTCGGCGAACGCGATATGCCCAACAATGCCGCGACCGAAATAGGTGTGCGCGAAGGACTGCTTGGCTCGGTCAACAAACTGGTCGGGCAACACGATGTCACAGGGCCGGTACTTGGCCTGGAGCGAACCGACGGCGCTAACACTAATGATCCAGGCCACGCCGAGCTTTTTCATGGCCCAGAGGTTGGCCCGGTGGTTCAGTTCGCTGGGCAGAATGCGGTGCCCCCGCCCATGCCGGGGCAGGAACACCACGTCACGCCCGGCCAGTTTGCCCGTGAGAAACGCGTCTGAGGGCGGTCCGAAGGGGGTCCGGACCTTGACCCACTTCTGGCTGGTGAAGCCCTCGATCTGGTAGAGCCCGCTGCCGCCGATGATGCCGACACGATGTTGAGACATGCGCAGGGTTATAGCGGGTGGCGGGGGAAATGGAAACCGGGAAAAATACCTGTCCCGTTGAAGGCGGATTGCAGGGGCGGGTCGAGGCAATGCTGATGTCTTTTCCCCATAGGGGCGCAACTTTGTTGCTGCGGGAGCTCAGGGGTTATGCCTTGAACCAGAGCTCGCTCGCGATACTCTTCGCGCCGTGAATACAAAGCACGCACAGTGTGCGTTAACGGCCCTGCTTCGGATAGGTGTGGCGGCAAGTGCTCCGGCCTTTAGCGTTACGGGGCGATTGTCGCTAATTCCAATGGTCAGTGGACTGATGTCTCTGGCTTTGGCTGCGCTTGCCGTTGCGGCCGAGCCAGCGGGGACCAACCTCGTGCCCGTAGCCGACGGCGTTGTCCAACCGCGCCGCCCACTTGGTGCCGCCATCGCCGACGCCATGGTCTTCCTCAAGAAAGCCGATCGCGGTTATGTCCCCGGCAAACTCGACGGTCCCCTCGCCGGTTATTTCACCAGCGCCCACGTTCTCACGGACGGCTCGCCCTCCAGCCGCAAGTTCTGCTTCCCCGCACGCCAGCACGCCTACTTCATTAACACTTTCCTCCTGTATAGCCGCTACTCTGGAGAGGCTGAGTGGCTCCAGCGCGCTCGCGATCTGGCCGACTGGAACTTGGCCCATTCCACCCCGGCAGACGCTCGCTACGCCAACATCCCTTGGTCAGTTTACACCGATGGCAAGCCCGGCGGCTCCCAGGACAAAGACTCTCTCGAACCCGACAAGGCGGCCTTCATCGGCACCGCTTACCTCAACCTCTTCGAAGTCACCAAGGACCCGAAATACCTCAACGGCGCCAAAGCCATCGCCAGAACCCTCGCCGCGCGCCAAGGCGACGACGGCTCCTGGCCCTTCCGGGTGCTGCCGCAAGACGGCGTTGTTCGCCAGCAATCCGGCGGCGCGCCGGTATTCTACGTTGAGTTCTTTGAACGCATCCTCCGCCACGACAAGGACCCAGCCTGGCAGACTGCCCACACTCGCGCTCTCAAGCTGATGATTGATCGCAACGTCGAACTGAACCGCTGGGGCACCTACCACGAGGATATCCGCGAACGGCCTGAAACTCACCTCTCGGCTGAGCCGATGTCCTTCACTGCCGCCTGGTTTTTCCGCCAGGGCAAAGACCGGCCCGAGTACATCGCCATGGGCCGGAAGGTCCTCGGCCGCATGGAGGAGAAGCTCGTCCACACCGAAGGTCACCCAGCCGCCCCCGCACCCGCCGTTTCCGAACAGTCCACTTTCCAGCACATGATGCCCGGCCACACCTCTCGCTACTGCGCCGCCCTTGCCCGCCTCTACGTTGCCACAGGCGACCCCGAGGCCAGGCGCAAAGCCCTCTCTGGCTTCAACGCCCTCACTTACATGCAGTCCAAAGCCGGGCTGTTCCGCACCATGTTCCAACTCGTCAACGAGCGTCGTCCTAACCCGAAACGCGAGGACTGGTACTCCCAGCATCTTTATACCGTGTGCCACGTCCTTGAAGCCATGCCCCTGCTCCCGGAAATTGACTCGCGGAGGAAATAGCCGGGGCAAGCCCAAGGATCGAGGTTGTCATGCGCGCAAGCATGACTTTCGGGTTCGCGCAGGGCCAAACGGGGTGCGAGCAGCCAGTTAAACTGCCGCAACCTCGAAACCACAATCGCGCGGTGGGCTTCTATGAGCCTCTGGCCTTGCGTGGCTAGTCCGGGTAGCCGTTTGGATGCCGCTGGTGCCAGTCCCAGGCGGTGGCGACGATGTCTTCGAGGCTGGGGTGTTTGGGTTTCCAGCCTAATTCACGCACGGCCTTCTCCGCGGCGGCCACCAGGCGTGGCGGATCGCCGGGGCGGCGCGGTTTTTCGATGGCGGGAATAGGTTTGCCTGTGACCTGTTCGCACATCCGAACTACTTCGCGGACGGAGTAGCCGTCGCCGTTGCCCAGGTTGTAGAAGCCCTGGCGGCCGGGCGCCAGGCCGAGCATGTGGGCCTGCGCCAGGTCGAGGATGTGAATGTAGTCCCGAATGCAGGTGCCGTCGGGTGTGGGGTAATCGGTGCCGTAAATCTCGCAGTGGGGCTTCCGACCCAGGGGGACTTGCAGGACGTTCGGGATCAGGTGGGTCTCGGTGCGGTGATGTTCGCCGAAGTTCTTGCTGGCGCCGGCGGCGTTGAAGTAGCGGAAGGCGACGAATTCCAGCCCGTAAATCCGTTGATACCACTGGAGCACCTTCTCAAACATCAGCTTCGATTCGCCGTAGGGATTTATGGGGCGCTGGGGCAGGTCTTCGGTCATTGGGATGCGCTCGGGCGGGCCGTAGGTGGCACAGGTGGAACTGAAG of the Candidatus Paceibacterota bacterium genome contains:
- the galE gene encoding UDP-glucose 4-epimerase GalE, giving the protein MKIFVTGGAGYIGSNCTEALLDAGCQVTVYDDLSEGHRSAVDQRARFVLGRPEEQNHILNALKDARPDAIMHFAANALVGESMTNPKKYFHNNVANGLKLLDAAIECGIKKFVFSSTCATYGPPERIPMTEDLPQRPINPYGESKLMFEKVLQWYQRIYGLEFVAFRYFNAAGASKNFGEHHRTETHLIPNVLQVPLGRKPHCEIYGTDYPTPDGTCIRDYIHILDLAQAHMLGLAPGRQGFYNLGNGDGYSVREVVRMCEQVTGKPIPAIEKPRRPGDPPRLVAAAEKAVRELGWKPKHPSLEDIVATAWDWHQRHPNGYPD
- the mtnP gene encoding S-methyl-5'-thioadenosine phosphorylase, with the translated sequence MSQHRVGIIGGSGLYQIEGFTSQKWVKVRTPFGPPSDAFLTGKLAGRDVVFLPRHGRGHRILPSELNHRANLWAMKKLGVAWIISVSAVGSLQAKYRPCDIVLPDQFVDRAKQSFAHTYFGRGIVGHIAFAEPVCEELRLLLLKAARALKARVHNGGTYVNMEGPAFSTRAESFTNRKLGYDVIGMTNLGEAKCAREAEIAYATMAMITDYDCWKLDEAHVTVDMVIANLMKNAAVAKAIIARVMPQIPFEPSWPCHNALKNAIMTDRKCWPAGTVRELEPILRKYL
- a CDS encoding Rid family detoxifying hydrolase, whose protein sequence is MLKKTVIKPAKSAPAVGPYNHAVRIGDLLFCAGQIPLDPATGNLVTGDIKAQAERALQNVQAILDDQKLTFANVVKSTVFLTNLADFAGMNEVYAKYLTADFPARSTIQVAALPKGASVEIEVIAHY
- the rmuC gene encoding DNA recombination protein RmuC produces the protein MSPTVALLIGAVAGAALGFLIGWLYRRGQAIAPDDRLANELRQQLGQREGELAKAREQLTVATSGQAAAEASRSAAEKLIADQRALHEKALRDAREAQEKALADLRTAFKALSLDTLRELQPQFIERVTETVSKLQETAKGDLAQRQEAIKTLVEPLKQQLETYQKRLQQAESTQAGTLGEVKKQLEALSQQSQALAQETQQFRMVLKSSQARGRWGEETLRRVVEAAGMSTHCDFSEQTKEGDAKPDLVVRLPGERFIIVDAKVPELDFLSALESADATKRAESLTTHAAKLKATIKALADRDYPSQFPNALDYVVLFLPAESLFSAALEGDRELIVWAAQKRILLATPASLIALLRSVSVSWQQHAQTENAQKIAETAQEFYARVVKFTEHFEKIRAGLESANSAFNAAAASFQTRVRPAGERLAELGGGATGKQLADVQPLDSALRLPPA